The stretch of DNA AGCTATTTCAAAATTCGGTTTACACACCAAATAATGAATGCGATCAGGCAAAAAGCTCTATAAATATGCAAATATCGGTCATATCGAACCACCAACCGACGGTAATTGGTCATCCACCCGAAGCAGCGTTCAATGATCCAACGCCGGCGGTATCCCTCTCCCACACGGATGGGTCGGCC from Planifilum fulgidum encodes:
- a CDS encoding transposase; amino-acid sequence: MGEGYRRRWIIERCFGWMTNYRRLVVRYDRYLHIYRAFCLIAFIIWCVNRILK